One window from the genome of Deinococcus sp. NW-56 encodes:
- a CDS encoding pyridoxal phosphate-dependent aminotransferase: protein MGTPFPLSARVRGLKPSATVAVTSRALELRRAGADVLSLSVGEPDFETPPHVKAAGIAAIEAGHTRYTPVNGLPELREAVSAKFARENGLEYAPDAVTVTSGGKQAIFNALLALLNPGDEVLIPAPYWVSYPEMVALTGAVPVAVPTRAEAGFVLDPEELAARVTPKTRLIVLNSPGNPTGAVYPVEVLEAVVDLARRRDLCLLSDEIYEHLVYDAEHVSPARYAPERTLTVNGASKAYAMTGWRIGYAGGPPEWIAAMNALQSQSTTGACTLSQHAALAALTEHEATARFVAEARSAYRERRNFLVAGLNELGLPTPTPQGAFYVLPDSTHLHPDELEASRLLLERGGLAVVPGTDFGAPGRVRLSYAAGLDTLGEALRRIEAVLTAED, encoded by the coding sequence ATGGGCACCCCTTTTCCCCTCTCGGCGCGGGTGCGCGGCCTCAAGCCCTCGGCCACGGTCGCGGTCACCTCTCGGGCGCTGGAGTTGCGGCGGGCGGGGGCGGACGTGCTGAGCCTCAGCGTGGGCGAGCCGGATTTCGAGACGCCGCCGCATGTGAAGGCCGCTGGCATCGCCGCGATTGAGGCTGGGCACACCCGCTACACGCCCGTGAACGGTCTCCCCGAGTTGCGCGAGGCCGTGAGCGCCAAGTTCGCCCGCGAGAACGGGCTGGAGTACGCGCCGGACGCCGTGACGGTCACGAGCGGGGGCAAGCAGGCGATCTTCAACGCCCTGCTCGCGCTGCTGAACCCCGGCGACGAGGTGCTCATCCCCGCCCCGTACTGGGTGAGCTACCCGGAGATGGTGGCCCTGACGGGCGCGGTGCCGGTGGCGGTGCCCACGCGGGCGGAGGCGGGCTTCGTCCTCGACCCGGAGGAACTGGCGGCGCGGGTCACCCCGAAAACACGCCTGATCGTGCTCAACAGCCCCGGCAACCCCACGGGAGCCGTGTACCCGGTAGAGGTACTGGAGGCGGTAGTCGACCTTGCCCGGCGCCGCGACCTCTGCCTGCTCTCGGACGAGATTTACGAGCATCTGGTCTATGACGCCGAGCACGTTAGCCCCGCCCGCTACGCCCCCGAGCGCACGCTGACGGTAAACGGCGCGAGCAAGGCCTATGCGATGACCGGCTGGCGCATCGGCTACGCGGGGGGGCCGCCGGAGTGGATCGCGGCGATGAACGCCTTGCAATCCCAGAGCACGACGGGGGCCTGCACCCTATCCCAGCACGCGGCCCTCGCCGCGCTGACCGAGCACGAGGCGACGGCCCGCTTCGTGGCAGAGGCACGGTCGGCCTACCGCGAGCGGCGGAACTTCCTCGTCGCAGGGCTGAACGAGTTGGGGTTACCCACTCCGACCCCGCAGGGCGCCTTCTACGTCCTGCCCGACTCCACCCACCTACATCCCGACGAACTGGAGGCGAGTCGCCTGCTGCTGGAGCGCGGCGGCCTGGCGGTCGTGCCCGGCACCGACTTCGGGGCGCCGGGACGGGTGCGCCTGAGCTATGCGGCGGGGCTGGACACGCTGGGGGAAGCGCTGCGGCGCATAGAAGCTGTGCTGACGGCTGAGGACTGA
- a CDS encoding AIM24 family protein, whose translation MTNADGSYSLRDFLAQTAERDNPGEVFELESSKMLEVKVNGRVWSKLGAMIAYKGNLSFKREGTLEGGLMKALKRAVSQEMSPLAKIEGRGVAYLADQGKEIQILRLSGESLNVNGNDLLAFEDSVQYDITMQRRAAGMAAGGLFSVRVQGQGLVAILSHGKPLTLRVTPNEPIFTDPNATIAWSGNLQPQLRMATDLRSMFGRGGGETYQMVFQGDGFVVVQPYEEFEAGMFGEGGGGVGKTLGDLFD comes from the coding sequence ATGACGAATGCTGATGGCAGTTACAGTCTCCGCGATTTCCTGGCCCAGACCGCCGAGCGCGACAATCCCGGCGAGGTCTTCGAACTCGAATCCAGCAAGATGCTGGAGGTCAAGGTCAATGGCCGCGTGTGGAGCAAGCTCGGCGCGATGATCGCCTACAAGGGCAACCTCTCCTTCAAGCGGGAGGGCACCCTGGAAGGCGGGCTGATGAAGGCCCTCAAGCGGGCGGTCAGCCAGGAGATGAGTCCGCTCGCCAAGATCGAGGGCCGGGGCGTGGCCTACCTCGCGGATCAGGGCAAGGAGATTCAGATTCTGCGGCTGTCCGGCGAGAGCCTGAACGTGAACGGCAACGACCTGCTCGCCTTCGAAGACAGCGTGCAGTACGACATCACCATGCAGCGCCGCGCGGCGGGCATGGCGGCGGGCGGACTGTTCAGCGTGCGGGTGCAGGGGCAGGGGCTGGTCGCCATCCTCAGCCACGGCAAGCCGCTCACGCTGCGGGTCACGCCGAACGAACCGATCTTCACCGACCCCAACGCGACGATTGCCTGGAGCGGCAACCTCCAGCCGCAGCTCCGCATGGCGACCGACCTGCGCTCCATGTTCGGGCGCGGCGGCGGCGAGACCTACCAGATGGTCTTCCAGGGCGACGGCTTCGTGGTGGTGCAGCCCTACGAGGAGTTCGAGGCCGGGATGTTCGGCGAAGGCGGCGGGGGCGTGGGCAAGACGCTGGGCGACCTGTTCGACTGA
- the murG gene encoding undecaprenyldiphospho-muramoylpentapeptide beta-N-acetylglucosaminyltransferase, producing the protein MTLIVMATGGTGGHIYPAVATARELMGRGHRALLLGQRGGMEERFAADSGLEFHGVDAGKLARSGQGRPDPRELLRAARGVAEARAFLREAQPGAVVGYGGFASLPGVLAAQSLGLPTVLHEQNARLGLTQRLAVGRARAVGTAYPQVVGLNPDKATQVGMPVREERLPRPEALARLGLREGALTVLIMGGSQGSLALNTGVPDVLRAVFGPEGRTPDGQPVQVLHSTGPRWIDEVAPRVADLPWYHPAPYVDAVAAWSAADFGITRAGTGTLAEAAFHGVPLVMVPLPESAENHQFHNAQSVQGAGAGRLVEQADLAEALGGAVLECAQPGTRAAMREAALGRSPAGAAARLADLVLRHVR; encoded by the coding sequence ATGACCTTGATCGTGATGGCGACGGGCGGCACCGGGGGGCACATCTACCCGGCGGTCGCCACCGCGCGGGAACTGATGGGCCGGGGACACCGGGCGCTGCTGCTGGGACAGCGTGGCGGCATGGAGGAACGCTTCGCGGCGGATTCAGGCCTGGAGTTTCACGGGGTGGACGCGGGCAAGCTCGCCCGCAGCGGGCAGGGCCGCCCCGACCCCCGCGAACTGCTGCGGGCGGCGCGGGGGGTGGCCGAAGCGCGGGCCTTCCTGCGGGAGGCGCAGCCGGGGGCGGTCGTCGGGTACGGGGGCTTTGCCAGCCTGCCCGGAGTGCTCGCCGCGCAGAGCCTGGGCCTGCCCACCGTCCTGCACGAGCAGAACGCCCGCCTGGGCCTGACCCAGCGCCTCGCCGTGGGGCGGGCACGGGCAGTGGGCACGGCGTACCCGCAGGTCGTGGGCCTGAACCCCGATAAGGCCACCCAGGTCGGCATGCCCGTCCGCGAGGAGCGTCTGCCCCGCCCGGAGGCGCTGGCGCGGCTGGGCCTGCGCGAGGGAGCGCTGACCGTGCTGATCATGGGCGGCTCGCAGGGATCACTGGCCCTCAACACCGGGGTACCCGACGTGCTGCGGGCCGTGTTTGGGCCAGAAGGCCGCACCCCGGACGGCCAACCCGTGCAGGTGCTGCACTCCACCGGCCCGCGCTGGATCGACGAGGTGGCCCCGCGCGTGGCCGACCTGCCCTGGTACCACCCCGCCCCCTATGTGGACGCGGTCGCCGCGTGGTCGGCGGCCGACTTCGGGATCACGCGGGCAGGGACGGGCACGCTGGCAGAAGCCGCCTTTCACGGGGTGCCGCTGGTGATGGTGCCCCTGCCCGAGTCGGCGGAGAACCACCAGTTCCACAACGCGCAGAGTGTGCAGGGCGCGGGGGCGGGGCGGCTGGTGGAGCAGGCGGACCTCGCCGAGGCGCTGGGTGGGGCGGTGCTAGAGTGTGCGCAGCCCGGCACGCGGGCGGCGATGCGGGAAGCGGCCCTGGGGCGCTCGCCCGCCGGGGCCGCCGCGCGGCTCGCGGACCTCGTGCTGCGGCACGTCCGCTGA
- the murC gene encoding UDP-N-acetylmuramate--L-alanine ligase, which produces MTDPSSPTPNAPGTPSSPHGQPHYHLMGIGGIGVSAFARLLAARGVRVSGCDEQASELTEGLVREGIAVAHTHDAAHVAGVDVLVASEAVPKDHPELVAARAAGVEVRPRMALLGELLTASPSVGVIGTHGKTTTTSMIAVAMAGAGLDPSAFVGGIVPEFGSNARLGAGPFVAEVDESDRGFAALSCETAVFTNAEDDHVGGNQATYWETVEEQHAAFARFVGQSGRVLYCADWPGLKELCSTATERLSYGQAEGADYRALNLRPDAEGTSFTVTRRGEVLGEARVGLPGTHNVLNALAALAVTDLYGGDFRAAADALAAFRGPGRRWQRVGELNGALVVDDYAHNPTKVAAAVQAARQTGRRVRVVFQPHRYLRTQQSWPRLADALMPADEVLILDIAAASETPIPGIHATLVSDRMREGGHAGVRYLPDRSEVVRYLRETADAGDLIVTMGAGDVWKLSRELAVGGQA; this is translated from the coding sequence ATGACTGATCCCTCCTCCCCCACCCCGAACGCCCCCGGCACCCCGTCCTCCCCGCATGGTCAGCCTCACTACCACCTGATGGGCATCGGCGGCATCGGCGTGAGCGCCTTCGCGCGGCTCCTTGCGGCGCGGGGGGTGCGCGTCAGCGGCTGCGACGAGCAGGCGTCCGAACTCACCGAGGGGCTCGTGCGCGAGGGGATCGCGGTGGCCCACACCCACGACGCCGCGCATGTGGCGGGCGTGGACGTGCTCGTCGCGTCGGAAGCGGTGCCCAAGGACCACCCCGAACTCGTCGCCGCCCGCGCCGCCGGGGTGGAGGTGCGGCCCCGCATGGCGCTGCTGGGCGAGCTGCTGACCGCCTCGCCCTCGGTGGGCGTGATCGGCACCCACGGCAAGACCACCACGACCTCCATGATCGCGGTGGCGATGGCGGGCGCAGGGCTGGACCCCTCTGCCTTTGTCGGCGGCATCGTGCCCGAGTTCGGCTCCAACGCGCGGCTGGGGGCGGGTCCCTTCGTCGCGGAGGTGGACGAGTCCGACCGGGGGTTCGCGGCCCTGAGCTGCGAGACGGCCGTGTTCACCAACGCGGAAGACGACCACGTGGGCGGCAACCAGGCGACCTACTGGGAGACGGTGGAGGAACAGCACGCCGCCTTCGCCCGCTTCGTGGGGCAATCGGGCCGGGTGCTGTACTGCGCGGACTGGCCGGGCTTGAAGGAGCTGTGCAGCACGGCAACGGAACGCCTGAGCTACGGCCAGGCGGAAGGGGCCGACTACCGCGCCCTGAACCTGCGTCCCGACGCCGAGGGCACCTCCTTCACGGTGACCCGCCGGGGCGAGGTGCTGGGCGAGGCCCGCGTGGGGCTGCCGGGCACCCACAACGTGCTGAACGCGCTCGCGGCGCTGGCCGTGACCGACCTTTACGGGGGGGACTTCCGGGCCGCCGCCGACGCGCTCGCCGCCTTCCGGGGACCGGGGCGGCGCTGGCAGCGGGTGGGCGAGCTGAACGGGGCGCTCGTGGTAGACGACTATGCGCACAACCCCACCAAGGTGGCGGCGGCGGTGCAGGCCGCGCGGCAGACCGGGCGGCGGGTGCGGGTGGTGTTTCAGCCCCACCGCTACCTGCGCACCCAGCAGTCCTGGCCCCGGCTGGCCGACGCGCTGATGCCCGCCGACGAGGTGCTCATCCTCGACATTGCGGCGGCTTCTGAAACGCCCATCCCCGGCATTCACGCGACGCTGGTCAGTGACCGGATGCGCGAGGGCGGGCACGCGGGCGTGCGTTACCTCCCCGACCGCAGCGAGGTGGTGCGTTACCTGCGCGAGACGGCGGACGCGGGCGACCTGATTGTGACGATGGGGGCGGGCGACGTGTGGAAGCTGTCCCGTGAGCTGGCCGTAGGAGGGCAGGCATGA
- a CDS encoding UDP-N-acetylmuramate dehydrogenase: MTTLSPSRTGARVERQPLARYTTLGVGGESEVWFVSDHAQLAEAMEAPYRILGGGSNLVVADEGVPERVIRLTGPLAQADLTPDPELSTPEQIVTGWVGGGVPLPGLIRKLQKLGLSNLEGTVGIPAQVGGAVWMNAGTRYGEMFDGLHTLEIVTPDGMRQVTPDDLAWGYRNSGIPRNHIVTRVRLKLRPSTPEEVLAKMDFADQARKRQPKMKTPGCAFKNPGGGKGAGQLIDEAGLKGTRLGAAMIAPEHANFIVNLGGATAADVHALLDLIRERVGVPLELEYELWPETLPG; encoded by the coding sequence ATGACCACCCTGAGTCCCAGCCGCACGGGGGCGCGGGTCGAGCGCCAGCCCCTCGCCCGCTACACCACCCTGGGCGTGGGCGGGGAGTCGGAGGTCTGGTTCGTTTCGGACCACGCCCAGCTCGCGGAGGCGATGGAGGCTCCATACCGCATCCTGGGCGGGGGCAGCAACCTCGTCGTCGCAGACGAGGGGGTGCCCGAGCGGGTCATCCGCCTGACCGGGCCGCTCGCGCAGGCGGACCTCACCCCTGATCCCGAACTCAGCACGCCCGAGCAGATCGTCACGGGCTGGGTGGGCGGCGGCGTGCCCCTCCCCGGTCTGATTCGCAAGCTCCAGAAACTCGGCCTGAGCAACCTTGAAGGCACGGTGGGCATTCCCGCGCAGGTCGGCGGCGCGGTGTGGATGAACGCGGGCACCCGCTACGGCGAGATGTTCGACGGCCTACATACGCTGGAGATCGTGACGCCGGACGGAATGCGGCAGGTCACGCCCGACGACCTCGCCTGGGGATACCGCAACAGCGGGATTCCCCGAAATCACATCGTGACCCGCGTGCGGCTGAAACTGCGGCCCTCCACCCCGGAGGAGGTGCTGGCGAAGATGGACTTCGCGGATCAGGCCCGCAAGAGGCAGCCCAAGATGAAGACGCCCGGCTGCGCCTTCAAGAACCCCGGCGGCGGGAAGGGGGCGGGTCAACTGATTGACGAGGCGGGCCTCAAGGGCACCCGCTTGGGCGCGGCCATGATTGCCCCGGAGCACGCCAACTTCATCGTGAACCTGGGGGGAGCGACCGCCGCCGATGTCCACGCCCTGCTGGATCTCATCCGCGAGCGGGTGGGCGTGCCGCTGGAGCTGGAATACGAGCTATGGCCGGAGACGCTGCCGGGGTAA
- a CDS encoding cell division protein FtsQ/DivIB, protein MTDPDPRPKNRRVPPPGPAPEPTPTEPPVPEPVEEVAPPPPPPRPPRNLRPLWWTLGVAAALGLIAASWFALPIRTVTVQGHERLSEAQVRRLAGLTPEFGWLYYGRWRAGGLARSPWIEAATVTRRFPDAVVVRVREREPFARWKRPGGEIVTLAEDGTLLPGARNVGGLPLISGWGPDRRAEALALTRALRRYNVQSVAYTPSGFTAATPTTTAWSGDLSTLLKYAGAIVQFPDQEIHIYPWGVSVQ, encoded by the coding sequence ATGACCGATCCCGACCCCCGGCCCAAAAACCGCCGGGTGCCCCCGCCGGGGCCTGCGCCTGAACCCACCCCCACCGAGCCGCCCGTCCCCGAACCTGTGGAGGAAGTCGCTCCCCCGCCGCCTCCCCCCCGGCCTCCCCGGAACCTGCGTCCGCTGTGGTGGACCCTGGGGGTCGCGGCCGCCTTGGGATTGATCGCGGCGAGCTGGTTCGCCCTGCCCATCCGCACAGTCACCGTGCAGGGCCACGAGCGGCTCTCGGAGGCGCAGGTGCGGCGGCTGGCGGGCCTGACGCCGGAGTTCGGGTGGCTGTACTACGGCCGCTGGCGGGCCGGGGGGCTGGCGCGGAGCCCCTGGATCGAGGCAGCGACCGTGACCCGGCGCTTTCCCGACGCGGTGGTCGTGCGGGTGCGTGAGCGTGAGCCCTTTGCCCGCTGGAAGAGGCCGGGCGGCGAGATCGTGACGCTGGCCGAGGACGGCACCCTGCTGCCGGGGGCACGGAATGTGGGCGGTCTGCCCCTGATCAGCGGGTGGGGACCGGACCGCCGCGCCGAGGCCCTGGCCCTGACGCGTGCCTTACGGCGTTACAATGTGCAGTCGGTCGCCTATACCCCCAGCGGGTTCACGGCGGCGACGCCAACCACGACGGCCTGGAGCGGGGACCTCTCCACGCTGCTGAAGTATGCTGGGGCCATCGTGCAATTTCCCGATCAAGAGATTCATATCTACCCCTGGGGGGTGAGCGTCCAGTAA
- the ftsA gene encoding cell division protein FtsA — protein sequence MKDNPIIVGLDIGTTKITTVIGEVGDDGSVDIIGEGSVPSEGMKRGAVVNLERATGAIRQSVQAAERVSGVRVASVFVSVAGNHVKAITSHGLAAIRRHQEISQSDVDRAIENARAVPLDPNLEIIHTLPQEYVVDGQEGIKSAVGMHGVRLEVDVHIVAGTAGPLLNLRRCVQEAGLKVEGFVLQALASGLATLEAAEQSQTVVVIDMGGGTTDVGVFKRGNLAHSACIPIGGDHVTADLAQILKLPHEEAENVKRRYGAAVPELADPDLTLEITTANGSTHAISAFELSRIIKPRLTEIFGMVRDEIDQALGPVELVAQGVVLTGGASLLRGIPELARDRFRLPVRVGRPRGIGGLTDIVNGPAHAGGVGLVLYGIGQDGKVPVSVFRPEEPATPPPTPQPAAKGNPEPKKDPGTVTVAAPAPSQPAPKKERSKDGVSLKDRVRGFFKDWM from the coding sequence ATGAAGGACAACCCGATCATCGTGGGGCTGGACATCGGCACCACCAAAATCACGACCGTCATCGGGGAAGTCGGCGATGACGGTTCGGTCGACATTATCGGCGAAGGCAGCGTGCCCAGCGAGGGCATGAAACGCGGCGCCGTCGTGAATCTGGAGCGGGCCACCGGGGCGATCCGCCAGTCGGTGCAGGCCGCCGAGCGCGTCAGCGGCGTGCGGGTGGCCTCCGTGTTCGTGTCGGTCGCGGGCAACCACGTCAAGGCGATCACCAGCCACGGCCTCGCGGCGATTCGCCGTCATCAGGAAATCAGCCAGTCCGACGTGGACCGCGCCATCGAGAACGCCCGCGCGGTGCCCCTCGACCCCAATCTGGAGATCATCCACACCCTGCCGCAGGAGTACGTGGTGGACGGGCAGGAAGGCATCAAGAGCGCGGTGGGCATGCACGGCGTGCGGCTGGAAGTCGACGTGCACATCGTCGCCGGAACCGCCGGGCCGCTGCTGAACCTGCGCCGCTGCGTGCAGGAGGCGGGGCTGAAGGTGGAAGGCTTCGTCCTCCAGGCCCTCGCCTCGGGCCTCGCCACGCTGGAGGCCGCCGAGCAGTCGCAGACGGTCGTGGTGATCGACATGGGGGGCGGCACCACCGACGTGGGCGTCTTCAAGCGCGGCAACCTCGCGCACTCGGCGTGCATTCCCATCGGCGGGGACCACGTGACGGCCGACCTCGCGCAGATTCTCAAGCTGCCGCACGAGGAAGCCGAGAACGTCAAGCGCCGTTACGGGGCGGCCGTGCCCGAACTCGCCGACCCCGACCTCACGCTGGAGATCACCACCGCGAACGGCTCGACGCACGCGATCAGCGCCTTTGAGCTGTCGCGCATCATCAAGCCGCGCCTCACCGAGATTTTCGGGATGGTCCGCGACGAGATCGATCAGGCGCTCGGCCCGGTGGAACTCGTGGCGCAGGGGGTCGTGCTGACGGGTGGGGCCAGCCTGCTGCGCGGGATTCCGGAACTCGCCCGCGACCGCTTCCGCCTGCCCGTGCGGGTGGGGCGTCCGCGCGGCATCGGCGGCCTGACCGACATCGTGAACGGCCCCGCGCACGCCGGGGGCGTCGGGCTGGTGCTGTACGGCATCGGGCAGGACGGCAAAGTGCCCGTGTCGGTCTTTCGCCCGGAGGAACCGGCGACCCCGCCCCCCACGCCGCAGCCCGCCGCCAAGGGCAACCCCGAACCCAAAAAGGACCCCGGTACCGTCACGGTAGCAGCCCCCGCGCCGAGCCAGCCTGCTCCCAAAAAGGAACGGTCCAAGGACGGGGTCAGCCTCAAGGACCGGGTGCGCGGCTTTTTCAAGGACTGGATGTAG
- the ftsZ gene encoding cell division protein FtsZ — protein MQAARIRVIGLGGAGNNAVNRMIESGLEGVEFVAGNTDAQVLAKSHAEVRIQLGDRLTRGLGAGADPEVGEKAALEDRERIKEYLDGTDMLFITAGMGGGTGTGSAPVVAEIAREMGILTVAIVTRPFKFEGPKRQRVAEEGIAKLTERVDGMIVVNNEKLLTAVDKKVSFREAFLIADRVLYYGVKGISDVINVEGMINLDFADVRNMLSNSGTVLMGIGAGRGEKVAEEAAMSAIHSPLLERGIEGARRILINVTGGYDLSMTDANEIVEKIREATGFEDPDILFGITPDEAAGDEVRVTVIATGFGEGTFPGTLSAGMGMGKPGGRSSSLETFVRPVRGQGGGSYDPKDYDIPAFLRNVGRD, from the coding sequence ATGCAAGCGGCGAGAATTCGCGTGATTGGCTTGGGCGGGGCGGGAAACAACGCCGTCAACCGCATGATCGAATCGGGACTTGAGGGTGTGGAGTTCGTGGCAGGCAACACCGACGCGCAGGTGCTGGCCAAGAGCCACGCCGAGGTGCGTATCCAGCTTGGCGACCGCCTGACGCGCGGCCTGGGCGCGGGTGCCGACCCCGAGGTGGGCGAGAAGGCGGCCCTCGAGGACCGCGAGCGCATCAAGGAATACCTCGACGGCACCGACATGCTGTTTATCACCGCCGGGATGGGCGGCGGCACCGGCACCGGCTCGGCGCCCGTGGTGGCCGAGATCGCCCGCGAGATGGGCATCCTGACGGTCGCCATCGTGACCCGGCCCTTCAAGTTCGAGGGGCCGAAGCGCCAGCGCGTCGCCGAAGAGGGGATCGCCAAGCTCACCGAGCGCGTCGACGGCATGATCGTCGTGAACAACGAGAAGCTGCTCACGGCGGTGGACAAGAAGGTGAGCTTCCGCGAGGCCTTTTTGATCGCCGACCGGGTGCTGTACTACGGGGTCAAGGGCATCAGCGACGTGATCAACGTCGAGGGCATGATCAACCTCGACTTCGCGGACGTGCGCAACATGCTCTCCAACTCGGGCACGGTCCTGATGGGCATCGGCGCGGGCCGGGGCGAGAAGGTGGCTGAGGAAGCCGCCATGAGCGCGATCCACTCGCCGCTGCTCGAGCGCGGCATCGAGGGTGCCCGCCGCATCCTGATCAACGTGACGGGCGGCTACGACCTCTCCATGACCGACGCCAACGAGATCGTGGAAAAGATCCGCGAGGCCACCGGCTTCGAGGACCCCGACATCCTCTTCGGCATCACCCCCGACGAGGCGGCGGGCGACGAGGTGCGCGTCACCGTGATCGCCACCGGCTTCGGCGAGGGCACCTTCCCCGGCACGCTCTCGGCCGGGATGGGCATGGGCAAGCCTGGGGGCCGCAGCTCCAGCCTGGAGACCTTCGTGCGCCCGGTGCGCGGTCAGGGCGGCGGTTCCTACGATCCCAAGGACTACGACATCCCCGCTTTCCTGCGGAACGTCGGGCGGGACTGA
- the pfkA gene encoding 6-phosphofructokinase — protein MSELPPADLPQPADLPHAEPHPNSAGIKRLAVLTSGGDAPGMNAAIRAVVRTATHHGIEVVGVRRGFSGLHRGDLRMIGPRDVANTIQRGGTVLLTARSKTWRTPEGRASGAAHLREWGVDGLIVIGGDGSFHGGYYLQQEHGIPIVGIPGTIDNDLYGTDHTIGYFTAVETALGAVDKLRDTGASHERIFVIEVMGRHAGHIALEVAVAGGAEEVFIPEDPKPVDGVVQIVKDSVAKGKASSIIIVAEGYPGGAQGVASAIEAGTGLETRVSILGHIQRGGSPVSSDRVLASRLGEAAVYALMDGVGGVMVGRVNGEVVHTPLHETWERRKDVSRDLYRCAMTLSI, from the coding sequence ATGTCTGAATTGCCGCCTGCCGATCTGCCCCAGCCCGCTGACCTCCCGCACGCCGAGCCACATCCCAACTCCGCCGGAATCAAGCGGCTGGCCGTCCTGACGAGCGGCGGCGACGCTCCCGGCATGAACGCCGCCATCCGCGCCGTGGTCCGCACCGCCACCCACCACGGCATCGAGGTCGTGGGCGTGCGCCGGGGCTTTTCCGGCCTGCACCGGGGCGACCTGCGGATGATCGGTCCCCGCGACGTGGCGAACACCATTCAGCGGGGCGGCACCGTCCTGCTCACCGCCCGCAGCAAGACCTGGCGCACCCCCGAGGGCCGCGCGAGCGGGGCGGCTCACCTGCGCGAGTGGGGGGTGGACGGCCTGATCGTGATCGGCGGGGACGGCTCCTTTCACGGCGGGTACTACTTGCAGCAGGAGCACGGCATTCCCATCGTCGGCATTCCCGGCACCATCGACAACGACCTGTACGGCACCGACCACACCATCGGGTACTTCACGGCGGTGGAGACGGCGCTGGGCGCGGTGGACAAGCTGCGCGACACCGGGGCCTCGCACGAGCGCATCTTCGTGATCGAGGTGATGGGCCGCCACGCCGGGCACATCGCGCTGGAGGTGGCGGTCGCGGGAGGCGCCGAGGAGGTCTTCATCCCCGAAGACCCCAAGCCCGTGGACGGAGTGGTCCAGATTGTCAAGGACAGCGTGGCGAAGGGCAAGGCCAGCTCCATCATCATCGTCGCGGAAGGGTATCCGGGCGGGGCGCAGGGGGTGGCGAGCGCGATCGAGGCCGGGACTGGCCTGGAGACGCGCGTGAGCATCCTGGGCCACATCCAGCGCGGCGGTTCGCCCGTGAGCAGCGACCGGGTGCTCGCCAGCCGTCTGGGAGAAGCCGCCGTCTACGCCCTGATGGACGGCGTGGGGGGCGTGATGGTGGGCCGCGTCAACGGCGAGGTTGTCCACACGCCCCTGCACGAGACCTGGGAGCGGCGCAAGGACGTGAGCCGTGACCTGTACCGCTGCGCCATGACGCTGAGCATCTAG
- the rsmI gene encoding 16S rRNA (cytidine(1402)-2'-O)-methyltransferase, which produces MTPADETGAAASTSPHVWLVPTPVGNLGDLTFRAVEVLRGADAVACEDTRRTGALLTHLGISRPLVRLDAHTMHRAPAVLEAHPRLAYVSDAGTPGISDPGSELVRAAVEAGIPVEVLPGPTAFVPALVLSGLPTARFTYEGFLPRSGRERKERLAAIAARPETTVLYESPHRLGDTLAALAAACGPERGASVTRELSKRFEETARGTLADLTAHFGEGVRGEIVVVVAGRPQGTLLPGEEAPDPEAQARAWAAEGRPAREIRELLVAAGLRKNDAYALALRVTSP; this is translated from the coding sequence TTGACTCCGGCCGACGAGACGGGGGCCGCTGCCTCCACCTCCCCCCACGTGTGGCTGGTCCCCACCCCGGTCGGCAACCTCGGGGACCTGACCTTCCGGGCGGTGGAGGTGCTGCGTGGTGCCGACGCCGTGGCCTGCGAGGACACCCGCCGCACGGGGGCGCTGCTGACCCACTTGGGCATCAGCCGTCCCCTCGTGCGCCTGGACGCCCACACCATGCACCGCGCCCCCGCCGTGCTGGAGGCACACCCCCGGCTCGCCTACGTCAGCGACGCGGGCACGCCAGGCATCAGCGATCCAGGCTCGGAACTCGTGCGGGCGGCGGTGGAGGCCGGGATTCCGGTGGAGGTGTTGCCCGGCCCGACCGCCTTCGTCCCCGCGCTGGTCCTCTCGGGCCTGCCCACCGCCCGCTTTACCTACGAGGGCTTCCTGCCCCGCTCGGGCCGCGAACGCAAGGAGAGGTTGGCCGCCATCGCCGCCCGCCCCGAAACGACCGTGCTGTACGAGAGTCCGCACCGCCTGGGGGACACCCTCGCTGCCCTCGCCGCCGCCTGCGGCCCCGAGCGGGGGGCCAGCGTGACCCGCGAACTCTCCAAGCGCTTCGAGGAGACAGCGCGGGGCACCCTCGCGGACCTCACCGCCCACTTCGGGGAAGGGGTGCGCGGCGAGATCGTGGTGGTGGTGGCCGGGCGGCCCCAGGGCACCCTCCTGCCCGGCGAGGAAGCTCCCGACCCCGAGGCGCAGGCCCGCGCGTGGGCCGCCGAGGGCCGCCCGGCCCGTGAAATCCGGGAATTGCTCGTCGCGGCGGGTTTGCGTAAGAATGACGCTTATGCGCTGGCCCTGCGGGTCACGTCGCCTTGA